The following coding sequences are from one Gossypium raimondii isolate GPD5lz chromosome 4, ASM2569854v1, whole genome shotgun sequence window:
- the LOC105779766 gene encoding probable serine/threonine-protein kinase PBL25 yields MSCFPCFSSQKSKKESSSRGDPSHKSLSGEPIQSKAPEPKKENLEAEDGNIEAQAFTFRELAAATKNFRQECVLGEGGFGKVYKGTLQGTGQVVAVKQLDRNAVLGDKDFLAEVAKLSHLQHPNLVSLIGYCADGDQRLLIYEFMQEGSVEDHLQGKKAQEKPLEWIPRMKIAYGAAQGLEYLHDKTNPPIIYRDFKSSNVLLDEHLNPKLSDIGLDKLDPSTDKMPLQSRSMGTYGYSAPEYSRSGRLTPISDVYSFGVVLLELITGRRVMDTTKPVDEQNLVAWAQPIFREPKRFPEMADPLLKKRFPERDLNQAVGIAAMCLQDEATARPLMSDVVTALSFLSMAKPEICIPPISSKPQSQQCVNHEKLNKQDSESDNESDHDDDDDEDEDDDDDDDCSSRSHSRSSSIRSRSMNSNGESRVSRDYSRRSNHGSSRLREEISSHGGNVSSRREHRRKSKPSISQDYSQGAEGSSEEDRRKSTKLSSRKSSESAHGNSSKNRRQYSKKVTNNPRSSNGES; encoded by the exons ATGAGTTGTTTCCCTTGTTTCTCATCACAAAAAAGCAAGAAGGAATCCAGTAGCAGAGGGGATCCCAGTCACAAATCTTTGTCTGGTGAACCTATTCAGTCAAAAGCACCTG AACCCAAAAAGGAAAACTTGGAGGCAGAAGATGGAAACATAGAGGCTCAAGCATTTACATTCCGTGAGCTAGCCGCCGCCACTAAGAATTTCCGTCAAGAATGTGTGTTGGGTGAAGGTGGTTTCGGTAAAGTTTACAAGGGGACCCTTCAGGGTACTGGCCAG GTTGTTGCTGTGAAACAACTTGACAGGAATGCAGTGCTAGGAGACAAAGATTTTCTTGCGGAGGTTGCCAAACTCAGTCACTTACAGCATCCTAATTTGGTGAGTCTTATTGGATATTGTGCTGATGGAGATCAGAGGCTTCTGATTTATGAATTCATGCAGGAGGGTTCTGTAGAAGATCATCTacaag GCAAAAAGGCTCAAGAAAAGCCATTAGAGTGGATCCCAAGGATGAAAATAGCCTACGGTGCAGCTCAAGGTCTAGAGTATTTGCATGATAAGACCAATCCTCCAATTATATATCGTGATTTCAAGTCCTCAAACGTTTTGTTGGATGAACATTTGAACCCAAAACTGTCTGATATTGGACTAGACAAGCTTGATCCTTCAACAGACAAGATGCCTTTGCAGTCAAGGTCGATGGGAACTTATGGTTACAGTGCTCCTGAGTATTCAAGATCAGGTAGACTCACCCCTATTTCAGATGTATACAGTTTTGGAGTCGTTCTACTAGAACTTATCACTGGGAGAAGAGTCATGGACACTACCAAACCTGTTGATGAGCAAAACTTAGTTGCCTGG GCACAACCAATATTCAGGGAACCAAAAAGGTTTCCAGAAATGGCGGATCCTTTGCTTAAAAAGCGATTCCCTGAAAGGGACTTGAATCAAGCTGTTGGGATAGCAGCCATGTGTTTGCAAGATGAAGCTACTGCCCGTCCTTTGATGAGTGATGTGGTGACAGCCTTGAGTTTTCTTTCCATGGCCAAACCAGAGATTTGTATTCCGCCTATTTCATCTAAGCCGCAATCCCAGCAGTGTGTTAATCATGAGAAGCTGAACAAACAAGATAGTGAATCAGATAACGAATCAGATCATGACGACGATGACGACGAAGACGAAGACGATGACGATGACGATGACTGCAGTAGCCGTAGCCATAGCCGTAGCAGTAGCATTAGAAGTAGAAGTATGAATAGTAATGGAGAAAGTCGTGTGAGTCGTGATTATAGTAGAAGATCCAATCATGGAAGTTCCCGTTTAAGAGAAGAAATCAGCAGCCATGGAGGAAATGTGTCTTCGAGACGAGAGCACCGCAGAAAATCAAAGCCTTCAATAAGCCAGGACTACAGCCAAGGGGCGGAGGGTTCAAGTGAGGAAGATAGAAGGAAATCAACAAAGTTATCAAGCCGCAAAAGCAGCGAATCGGCGCATGGAAATAGCAGTAAGAACCGTAGGCAATATTCTAAGAAGGTTACTAACAATCCTCGCAGCAGTAATGGAGAATCATAG